From the Vibrio alginolyticus NBRC 15630 = ATCC 17749 genome, one window contains:
- the pckA gene encoding phosphoenolpyruvate carboxykinase (ATP) produces MTVMEHTKAATLDLTKHGLHNVKEVIRNPSYEMLFEEETREDLTGYERGVVTELGAVAVDTGIFTGRSPKDKYIVKDATTEEHMWWTSDQVKNDNKPITPEVWDELKELVTNQLSNKRLFVVDGYCGANPDTRLSIRVITEVAWQAHFVKNMFIRPTEEELATFEPDFVVMNGAKCTNPKWEEQGLNSENFTVFNLTERMQLIGGTWYGGEMKKGMFAMMNYFLPLKDIASMHCSANMGKDGDVAVFFGLSGTGKTTLSTDPKRALIGDDEHGWDDDGVFNFEGGCYAKTIKLSKEAEPDIYNAIRRDALLENVTVRGDGSIDFDDGSKTENTRVSYPIYHIDNIVKPVSKGGHANKVIFLSADAFGVLPPVSKLTPEQTKYHFLSGFTAKLAGTERGITEPTPTFSACFGAAFLTLHPTKYAEVLVKRMEAAGAEAYLVNTGWNGTGKRISIQDTRGIIDAILDGSIEDAPTKHIPIFNLEVPTSLPGVDPSILDPRDTYVDPLQWESKAKDLAARFINNFDKYTDNAEGKSLVAAGPQID; encoded by the coding sequence ATGACCGTTATGGAACATACTAAGGCTGCAACACTTGATCTAACCAAGCACGGACTGCATAACGTAAAAGAGGTTATTCGCAACCCAAGCTACGAAATGTTGTTTGAGGAAGAAACGCGTGAAGACCTAACCGGTTATGAGCGCGGCGTGGTTACTGAACTAGGTGCGGTTGCCGTTGACACTGGCATCTTTACTGGTCGCTCACCAAAAGATAAATACATCGTCAAAGACGCTACGACAGAAGAACATATGTGGTGGACGTCTGATCAAGTGAAAAATGATAACAAGCCAATCACTCCTGAAGTGTGGGACGAGCTAAAAGAACTGGTCACAAACCAGCTTTCTAACAAACGCTTGTTTGTTGTTGACGGTTACTGTGGTGCAAACCCAGATACACGTTTGAGCATTCGTGTTATCACAGAAGTCGCATGGCAAGCGCACTTCGTTAAAAACATGTTTATTCGCCCGACAGAAGAAGAGTTAGCGACATTTGAACCAGACTTCGTAGTAATGAATGGCGCAAAATGCACTAATCCAAAATGGGAAGAGCAAGGCCTGAACTCAGAAAACTTCACCGTATTTAACCTAACCGAGCGCATGCAACTTATCGGTGGTACTTGGTACGGCGGTGAAATGAAGAAAGGTATGTTCGCCATGATGAACTACTTCCTTCCACTAAAAGACATCGCATCAATGCACTGTAGCGCTAACATGGGCAAAGATGGCGATGTAGCGGTATTCTTCGGTCTATCTGGTACGGGTAAAACGACCCTGTCGACTGATCCTAAACGTGCGCTAATTGGTGATGATGAGCACGGCTGGGATGATGACGGTGTCTTCAACTTCGAAGGTGGTTGTTACGCAAAAACCATCAAACTTTCGAAAGAAGCGGAGCCGGACATCTACAACGCAATTCGTCGTGATGCACTGCTAGAAAACGTAACAGTACGTGGCGATGGCTCTATCGACTTTGATGATGGTTCGAAAACAGAAAACACACGTGTTTCTTACCCTATCTACCATATCGATAATATCGTTAAGCCAGTATCAAAAGGCGGTCACGCGAATAAAGTGATCTTCCTATCAGCCGATGCATTTGGCGTACTGCCTCCAGTATCTAAATTGACACCTGAGCAAACTAAGTACCACTTCCTGTCTGGCTTTACCGCCAAACTAGCGGGAACAGAGCGCGGTATTACTGAGCCAACACCAACTTTCTCTGCTTGTTTCGGCGCGGCGTTCCTAACGCTTCACCCAACTAAATACGCAGAAGTACTGGTTAAACGCATGGAAGCAGCAGGCGCTGAGGCTTACCTAGTGAACACAGGTTGGAACGGCACTGGCAAACGTATCTCGATTCAAGATACGCGCGGAATTATTGATGCGATTCTTGATGGTTCGATTGAAGATGCACCAACTAAGCACATTCCTATCTTCAATCTTGAAGTACCGACTTCACTACCAGGTGTGGATCCTAGCATTCTAGACCCTCGCGACACGTACGTTGACCCACTTCAGTGGGAAAGCAAAGCGAAAGATTTAGCAGCGCGCTTTATCAATAACTTTGATAAATACACAGACAACGCTGAAGGTAAATCCCTGGTTGCGGCTGGTCCTCAGATTGATTAA
- the hslO gene encoding Hsp33 family molecular chaperone HslO, which yields MANNVLNRYLFEDLSVRGELVQLDEAYQRVISSKEYPAAIEKLLGELLVSTTLLTATLKFEGSITIQLQGDGPVSLAVINGDHNQRVRGVARWEGDVADDANIHDLMGKGYLVITIEPKNGERYQGVVGLEGDTLAEVLEGYFANSEQLKTRLWIRTGEHEGKAHAAGMLIQVIPDGTGSPDDFEHLEQLTDTVKDEELFGLEANELLYRLYNQDKVRLYEPQPVEFHCGCSRERSGAAIITVEKAEIYDILAEVGSVSLHCDYCGTTYTFDESEVTELYAQASTDKKTLH from the coding sequence ATGGCAAATAATGTTTTAAACCGCTACCTATTCGAAGATCTTTCAGTACGTGGCGAGTTGGTACAATTGGATGAAGCGTACCAACGTGTTATCTCCAGCAAGGAATATCCGGCAGCAATAGAGAAACTGCTGGGTGAGCTACTCGTTTCAACTACTCTTTTAACTGCCACTCTTAAGTTCGAAGGTTCGATCACCATCCAGCTACAAGGCGACGGTCCTGTGTCTCTTGCCGTTATCAACGGTGACCATAACCAACGTGTTCGTGGCGTAGCTCGCTGGGAAGGCGATGTTGCCGATGACGCAAACATTCACGATCTAATGGGTAAGGGCTACCTTGTGATCACCATCGAACCGAAAAACGGCGAGCGTTACCAAGGCGTCGTTGGACTAGAAGGTGACACTTTAGCAGAAGTGCTAGAAGGCTACTTTGCAAACTCAGAGCAGTTAAAAACGCGCCTATGGATCCGCACTGGTGAGCATGAAGGCAAAGCACACGCAGCAGGTATGTTGATTCAAGTGATCCCTGACGGCACTGGCTCTCCAGATGATTTCGAACATCTAGAGCAGCTCACTGACACAGTAAAAGATGAAGAATTGTTTGGTTTAGAAGCGAACGAGTTATTGTATCGACTATATAACCAAGACAAAGTACGTCTGTACGAGCCGCAACCTGTCGAGTTCCATTGTGGCTGTTCTCGTGAGCGTAGCGGTGCCGCAATCATCACCGTTGAGAAAGCTGAAATTTATGACATTTTGGCAGAAGTTGGATCAGTTTCTTTACATTGTGATTACTGTGGCACAACTTATACGTTCGACGAATCTGAAGTCACTGAACTGTATGCACAAGCTTCTACGGACAAGAAAACCCTGCATTAA
- a CDS encoding bifunctional GNAT family N-acetyltransferase/hotdog fold thioesterase produces MFKLITPKTDNQINKYYQFRWQLLREPWRMPIGSERDEYDEMSHHRMIVDGRGRPMAIGRLYITPDNDGQIRYMAVKNNRRSKGMGSLVLVALESLARQEGAKRLVCNAREDAIAFYEKNGFERRGELTDERGPVRHQQMVKQLDPMANVLRRPEWCTELQQRWEQQIPISDKMGIKINQYTGYQFECCAQLNPNLNPHNTMFAGSAFTLATLTGWGMTWLLLKERGLHGDIVLADSSIRYRQPVEQNPVASTSLDGISGDLDRLESGRKARIVIHVVIYSGDTPAVDFVGTYMLIPNYSQLLSC; encoded by the coding sequence ATGTTCAAACTCATTACTCCCAAAACCGATAATCAGATAAACAAGTATTATCAGTTTCGCTGGCAACTGCTTCGTGAGCCATGGCGTATGCCGATCGGCTCTGAGCGCGATGAATACGACGAAATGAGCCATCACCGCATGATTGTTGATGGTCGAGGTCGTCCTATGGCGATTGGCCGTTTATACATTACGCCGGACAATGATGGCCAGATCCGCTATATGGCGGTTAAAAATAATCGCCGTAGCAAAGGGATGGGTTCGCTGGTTTTGGTTGCACTAGAGTCGTTAGCGCGCCAAGAAGGAGCGAAACGCTTGGTGTGTAATGCCCGTGAAGATGCCATCGCCTTTTATGAAAAAAATGGCTTTGAGCGTCGAGGCGAGCTGACCGATGAGCGTGGCCCTGTGCGCCATCAGCAAATGGTGAAGCAACTGGATCCGATGGCCAATGTGTTACGTCGCCCTGAATGGTGTACTGAGCTTCAACAGCGCTGGGAGCAACAAATCCCAATTAGCGACAAAATGGGGATCAAAATTAACCAGTACACGGGTTACCAGTTTGAATGCTGTGCGCAGCTTAATCCTAACCTTAATCCGCATAACACCATGTTCGCCGGGTCAGCTTTTACCTTAGCAACCCTGACAGGGTGGGGGATGACGTGGCTGCTGCTTAAAGAGCGTGGGTTGCACGGTGATATTGTGTTGGCCGACAGCTCTATTCGTTATCGTCAACCAGTCGAACAAAACCCCGTGGCGAGTACTTCGTTGGATGGGATCAGTGGTGACCTAGACCGATTGGAGTCGGGACGCAAAGCACGCATCGTTATTCACGTAGTGATTTATAGTGGTGACACGCCAGCTGTTGATTTTGTCGGTACCTATATGCTGATACCGAACTACTCGCAGTTACTCAGTTGCTGA
- the gspD gene encoding type II secretion system secretin GspD produces the protein MKHWFSKSAWLLAGSLLCVPGAMANEFSASFKGTDIQEFINIVGRNLEKTIIVDPSVRGKIDVRSYDVLNEEQYYSFFLNVLEVYGYAVVEMDNGVLKVIKAKDSKTSAIPVLGDGSAQGDSVITRVVAVRNVSVRELSPLLRQLIDNAGAGNVVHYDPANIILITGRAAVVNRLAEIIKRVDQAGDKEIELVELRNASAAEMVRIVEALNKSANQKSTPEFLEPKIVADERTNAILISGDPKVRARLKRLIRQLDVEMATKGNNRVVYLKNAKAEDLVDVLKGVSDNLQAEKQAGQKTSGASRGEVVIAAHAATNSLVLTAPPDIMMALQDVISQLDIRRAQVLIEALIVEMSEGDGINLGVQWGSLETGAVIQYGNSGAPIGQVMVGLEEAKDQTRTEYYTNSNGERTPYDVTESGDYSTLASALSGVNGAAMSIVMGDWTALISAVASDSNSNILSSPSITVMDNGEASFIVGEEVPVITGSTAGSNNDNPFQTVDRKEVGIKLKVVPQINEGDSVQLNIEQEVSNVLGANGAVDVRFAKRQLNTSVMIQDGQMLVLGGLVDERALESESKVPLLGDIPVLGHLFKSTSTQTEKRNLMVFIKPTIIRDGVTADGITQRKYNFIRAEQLYKADQGLKLMADEKIPVMPAFGQERQHPTEIQAFIDQMENN, from the coding sequence GTGAAACATTGGTTCAGCAAAAGTGCTTGGCTACTAGCAGGAAGTTTACTCTGCGTACCAGGTGCAATGGCAAACGAATTTAGTGCGAGCTTTAAAGGCACTGATATTCAAGAATTCATCAACATAGTGGGTCGTAACCTCGAAAAGACCATCATTGTTGATCCTTCAGTACGCGGTAAGATCGATGTCCGCAGCTATGACGTACTTAACGAAGAGCAATACTACAGCTTTTTCCTTAATGTCCTTGAAGTATACGGTTACGCAGTCGTAGAAATGGACAATGGGGTACTTAAGGTTATCAAAGCAAAAGACTCAAAAACCTCAGCAATCCCTGTGTTAGGTGATGGCAGCGCGCAAGGCGATAGTGTTATCACTCGAGTTGTCGCGGTGCGTAATGTGTCGGTTCGAGAGTTGTCTCCTCTACTTCGTCAGCTGATTGATAACGCCGGTGCCGGTAACGTGGTTCATTATGATCCAGCGAATATTATCTTGATCACTGGTCGTGCGGCAGTAGTGAATCGCTTAGCAGAGATCATCAAGCGTGTTGACCAAGCCGGTGATAAAGAAATTGAATTGGTGGAGCTGCGTAATGCATCTGCTGCTGAAATGGTACGCATTGTCGAAGCACTGAATAAAAGTGCGAATCAGAAAAGCACGCCAGAGTTCCTTGAACCTAAAATTGTGGCCGATGAACGTACTAACGCGATTTTAATTTCTGGTGATCCAAAAGTAAGAGCCCGCTTGAAACGTTTAATTCGTCAACTTGATGTTGAAATGGCGACAAAAGGTAACAACCGAGTCGTGTACCTGAAAAATGCGAAAGCTGAAGACTTGGTGGATGTATTGAAAGGTGTTTCCGATAACCTGCAAGCTGAAAAGCAAGCCGGTCAGAAAACATCAGGTGCATCGCGTGGTGAGGTCGTCATTGCTGCTCACGCTGCAACTAACTCGTTAGTTTTAACAGCGCCACCAGATATTATGATGGCATTACAAGACGTCATTTCTCAACTCGATATTCGTCGTGCTCAGGTTCTTATTGAAGCGTTAATTGTCGAAATGTCTGAAGGTGATGGTATTAACCTAGGTGTTCAGTGGGGTTCATTAGAAACGGGTGCTGTAATTCAGTACGGTAACTCAGGAGCCCCGATTGGTCAGGTGATGGTTGGTCTAGAAGAAGCAAAAGATCAAACCCGAACTGAATACTATACCAACTCTAATGGCGAACGAACGCCATATGATGTTACTGAATCAGGTGACTACTCTACGCTAGCGTCAGCACTTAGCGGAGTAAATGGTGCGGCAATGAGTATTGTCATGGGTGACTGGACAGCGCTAATTAGTGCTGTTGCTTCTGACTCCAACTCAAACATTCTATCTTCGCCGAGTATTACCGTAATGGATAATGGCGAAGCATCATTTATTGTGGGTGAAGAGGTTCCGGTTATTACGGGCTCTACGGCTGGCTCAAACAACGACAATCCATTCCAAACGGTTGACCGTAAAGAAGTCGGTATCAAACTCAAAGTAGTGCCACAAATTAACGAAGGTGACTCTGTACAGTTAAACATTGAACAAGAAGTTTCCAACGTATTAGGCGCAAACGGTGCGGTTGACGTTCGCTTTGCTAAACGACAGTTAAACACCTCTGTCATGATCCAAGATGGTCAGATGTTGGTTCTTGGTGGTTTGGTCGATGAACGCGCACTTGAAAGTGAGTCCAAAGTGCCGCTATTGGGTGACATTCCGGTACTTGGCCATCTGTTCAAGTCAACTAGCACGCAAACAGAAAAACGTAACTTGATGGTGTTCATCAAGCCGACGATTATTCGCGATGGTGTGACGGCCGACGGTATTACGCAGCGTAAATACAACTTTATTCGCGCAGAACAGCTTTACAAAGCGGATCAAGGGTTGAAGTTGATGGCTGACGAGAAGATCCCGGTTATGCCTGCCTTTGGCCAGGAGCGTCAGCACCCAACAGAGATTCAAGCGTTTATTGATCAAATGGAAAACAACTAA
- a CDS encoding AsmA family protein, with amino-acid sequence MKTARRVLLLLLVILVAIPAATIALLTTSYADATWRLLSNTFSLPFRAGSVRYGFPYHLTLQRVNTSGDDASYIEQVDLWMNPDVYRDGKWIVDSLLIDGMSLQYGAPKLPPLDNVLFHQIALKNIDYADEQFSANGIDLQIQSPQWNGQLIPYGEVQLAADQLYWNGEAFNQVLIDIDYKPQDSTLYGTSFNWRNSQISGQGEQYPQGWSLVNVTINKLKLSNTQRQSLLAKPWHDLPFNINHINSLDLLNADIEWGDWHWQNLDLSVENATLPLSLWKTKAQVSLQADSVRFQQQTAIEPRLSAAIEPGVIQLNELSLDWQQGRVQVSGLFTPTQWKLKEASIQGLKWATQPEDNLNWWHAATSELEHVAIERLDIERSQIIQLSHEPYWQLSGLNIEGQQLDIKQSAQRWGLWQGELEVSVVNASYDQILTSHAALAMQSKDGFWQLTRLFAPLEQGYVEGIGQIDLSTPSQPWALNVNADGIPLSLFHDYFLPDTLAIDGFSDLSLDLQGLSGDRNMLAYSLSGEVEANLRDTRLKSQADHSLKAITLSPLRLSAQRGEVAIKPVTISGKAISGKVWGTFDMANNPLSGITYQLEESCGNIEGDLLSGETHRNECVNASKLSEPTDIETPQKNEPSIEQPIVIDNINLETQEEELYEEVIEEDEVPDTNSAAEQTLSPTEQEGETDKRPADQSALTPSATE; translated from the coding sequence ATGAAAACAGCGCGTCGAGTTCTACTTCTGTTACTGGTTATCTTAGTTGCCATTCCAGCCGCTACGATTGCGCTGCTAACAACATCTTACGCGGACGCAACCTGGCGCTTGCTGTCAAACACCTTTTCTCTTCCCTTCCGGGCCGGAAGCGTGCGTTATGGCTTTCCCTATCACCTAACTTTACAACGCGTGAACACCAGCGGAGACGATGCGTCTTACATCGAGCAAGTCGATTTATGGATGAATCCCGATGTTTATCGCGATGGTAAATGGATCGTTGATAGTTTATTGATTGATGGTATGAGCTTGCAGTATGGCGCACCAAAGCTCCCACCTTTAGACAACGTTTTATTCCATCAAATCGCGCTCAAAAATATTGATTACGCCGACGAGCAGTTCTCTGCCAATGGCATTGACCTTCAAATTCAATCACCACAATGGAATGGTCAATTAATACCATATGGCGAAGTTCAACTTGCAGCTGACCAACTCTATTGGAATGGCGAAGCCTTTAATCAAGTCTTAATCGATATAGACTACAAACCGCAAGACAGTACGCTTTATGGCACCTCTTTTAACTGGCGTAACAGTCAAATATCTGGGCAAGGGGAGCAGTATCCTCAAGGCTGGTCTTTAGTAAATGTGACCATCAACAAGCTGAAACTGAGTAATACGCAGCGCCAATCACTGCTTGCAAAACCTTGGCACGATCTACCATTTAACATTAATCATATTAATAGCTTAGATTTGCTTAACGCCGATATTGAATGGGGCGACTGGCACTGGCAGAACTTGGATCTTTCTGTGGAAAACGCCACACTGCCACTGTCTCTCTGGAAGACAAAAGCTCAAGTGTCATTGCAGGCGGATAGCGTTCGATTCCAGCAGCAAACCGCAATAGAGCCACGTTTGAGTGCCGCTATCGAGCCAGGAGTAATCCAGCTCAACGAGCTCAGTTTAGATTGGCAGCAAGGTCGAGTGCAAGTTTCTGGATTGTTCACGCCAACACAATGGAAGCTCAAAGAAGCCTCTATTCAAGGCCTCAAGTGGGCAACACAGCCAGAAGACAACCTAAATTGGTGGCACGCCGCCACCAGCGAGTTAGAGCATGTTGCAATCGAACGACTCGACATTGAGCGCAGCCAAATTATCCAGCTATCTCACGAACCTTATTGGCAACTTTCCGGTTTAAATATCGAAGGGCAACAGCTTGATATTAAACAGTCGGCTCAACGTTGGGGCCTTTGGCAAGGCGAATTGGAAGTCAGCGTTGTCAACGCCAGCTATGACCAAATACTCACGTCTCACGCAGCACTTGCCATGCAAAGCAAAGATGGCTTTTGGCAATTGACTCGCCTTTTTGCGCCACTCGAGCAAGGCTACGTAGAAGGCATCGGACAAATAGATTTGAGTACCCCGAGCCAACCTTGGGCGCTCAACGTCAATGCTGATGGTATTCCCTTATCGCTCTTCCACGATTATTTTTTACCCGACACACTGGCTATTGATGGTTTTTCCGATCTCAGCCTCGATCTACAAGGGTTATCAGGTGATCGCAACATGCTGGCCTACAGCTTATCGGGTGAAGTGGAAGCCAATCTCCGAGATACCCGCTTGAAGTCCCAAGCGGATCATTCGCTCAAAGCCATTACCTTAAGTCCACTGCGTTTAAGCGCGCAACGAGGGGAAGTTGCCATAAAGCCGGTCACCATCTCAGGAAAAGCCATAAGTGGTAAGGTTTGGGGAACATTTGATATGGCCAACAACCCGCTAAGTGGCATTACTTATCAATTGGAAGAGTCGTGCGGAAACATTGAAGGCGATCTACTAAGTGGCGAAACCCACCGTAATGAGTGCGTGAACGCATCAAAACTGTCCGAGCCTACTGATATTGAGACTCCACAGAAAAATGAACCTTCCATCGAGCAGCCAATCGTAATTGATAACATCAATTTGGAGACTCAAGAGGAAGAGCTTTACGAAGAAGTTATCGAAGAAGATGAAGTACCCGACACGAATTCCGCAGCAGAACAAACCCTCTCACCGACAGAGCAAGAAGGTGAAACAGATAAGCGCCCAGCAGATCAGTCGGCGCTTACCCCATCAGCAACTGAGTAA
- the dtd gene encoding D-aminoacyl-tRNA deacylase: MIALIQRVSEAAVRVDGEVVGEIDRGLLVLLGVEKGDDEAKAKRLMERVTTYRVFEDDEGKMNLNVKQVEGKVLVVSQFTLPADTKKGTRAGFSRGAHPVDAERLYDYFSDLCEEVLPTQRGRFAADMKVSLVNDGPVTFWLQV; the protein is encoded by the coding sequence GTGATAGCGCTAATTCAACGAGTCAGTGAAGCAGCCGTCCGTGTGGATGGTGAAGTCGTAGGAGAAATTGATCGTGGTCTGCTGGTCTTATTGGGCGTAGAGAAGGGCGACGATGAAGCCAAAGCAAAGCGTTTAATGGAGCGTGTTACAACCTACCGTGTGTTCGAAGATGACGAAGGCAAGATGAACCTGAACGTTAAACAGGTGGAAGGTAAAGTGCTGGTGGTTTCTCAATTTACGCTGCCTGCGGATACAAAAAAAGGCACGCGAGCTGGCTTTTCTCGCGGTGCGCATCCTGTGGATGCAGAGCGCTTGTATGATTACTTTTCTGACTTGTGTGAAGAAGTCTTACCCACACAGCGTGGCCGCTTCGCTGCCGATATGAAGGTGTCTTTGGTGAATGACGGTCCAGTGACGTTTTGGTTGCAGGTCTAA
- the gspC gene encoding type II secretion system protein GspC: MKRLELSAGLSSRPLLAQIKSNHYTIQAKLSLLLTCLFIAITGWILGKIVWLAIPQSSEVPQWRPSASSVAASNKGDAIDFNALQNANLFGKYTEQKAVVVEQPIVKDAPKTRLNLTLVGAVASSDANTSLAVIANRGKQATYGLGEEIEGTRATLKAVLVDRVIIDNQGRDETLMMQGIEYKKLSESPQVARAQAQRAEAATSDVGEKLEQIREEIAKDPQSVFKYITISPVKKDGDIVGYRVSPGRDAALFNDVGLQPGDIAVQLNGIDLSDPSSSVQLMQVMSDPQELNLTVERDGQQYDIYIQL; the protein is encoded by the coding sequence GTGAAACGTTTAGAGCTAAGTGCAGGATTATCAAGCAGACCGCTACTGGCTCAGATCAAGTCCAATCATTATACCATTCAAGCCAAACTTAGCTTGTTGCTTACCTGTCTGTTTATTGCGATAACCGGATGGATACTTGGCAAAATTGTGTGGTTAGCCATACCTCAATCGTCGGAAGTGCCGCAATGGCGTCCATCGGCGAGTAGCGTTGCTGCGAGCAATAAAGGCGACGCGATAGATTTTAATGCCCTTCAGAATGCCAACCTATTCGGTAAATACACTGAGCAAAAAGCGGTGGTTGTAGAACAGCCTATTGTTAAAGACGCCCCTAAGACGCGCCTTAACCTCACCCTAGTCGGTGCGGTTGCCAGCAGTGATGCCAATACCAGCCTTGCTGTTATTGCTAACCGAGGTAAGCAAGCTACGTACGGTTTGGGTGAAGAAATCGAAGGGACACGTGCGACGCTAAAAGCGGTATTGGTGGATCGCGTCATCATTGATAACCAAGGTCGAGACGAGACCTTAATGATGCAAGGTATAGAATATAAGAAGCTATCTGAATCGCCGCAGGTAGCTAGGGCGCAAGCTCAGCGAGCAGAAGCAGCGACGTCTGACGTTGGAGAGAAATTAGAGCAAATCCGCGAAGAAATTGCGAAAGATCCACAAAGCGTTTTTAAATACATCACCATTTCACCCGTCAAAAAAGACGGAGACATTGTTGGTTATCGAGTATCACCTGGTCGTGATGCCGCATTATTTAATGATGTAGGGCTACAACCTGGTGATATTGCGGTTCAACTGAACGGGATCGATTTAAGTGATCCGTCTTCTTCAGTACAACTGATGCAAGTGATGAGCGATCCGCAAGAATTAAATTTAACTGTTGAGCGAGACGGCCAACAGTACGATATCTATATCCAATTGTAA
- a CDS encoding virulence factor BrkB family protein — MNQLSESYKARLINLLPSCVAFFKYLLKRLTHDRVNVNAGYLAYITLLSIVPMLTVLLSILSKFPVFANVGEVLQGYIIENFVPASGEAVHTALQEFVANTGKMSAVGGGFLFIAAVMLISNIDKNLNYIWRVKDKRRLVFSFSMYWMVLTLGPIMVGASIAATSYVTSLQILENETLSGAFNLFLRWLPLLLSFFAFLGLYILVPNKKVHLAHGAMGAAVAAILFELSKKGFALYITQFPSYQLIYGALAAIPILFVWVYLCWMIVLLGAEVTAALGEREHWSEDLDMIHSTAESQLTDEGSESSDSANSTSQ; from the coding sequence ATGAACCAGTTATCAGAGAGTTACAAGGCGAGATTAATCAATCTACTGCCAAGTTGCGTCGCGTTTTTTAAGTATCTTCTTAAGCGATTAACGCATGACCGTGTGAATGTGAACGCGGGCTATCTTGCCTACATTACCTTGTTATCCATCGTGCCAATGCTGACGGTATTGTTATCAATATTGTCGAAATTTCCCGTTTTTGCGAACGTTGGTGAGGTGCTGCAAGGCTACATTATTGAGAATTTTGTGCCAGCTTCTGGAGAAGCTGTACATACGGCATTACAGGAATTTGTGGCGAATACGGGCAAAATGAGCGCGGTTGGCGGTGGGTTTTTATTCATCGCAGCGGTCATGCTGATTTCCAACATTGATAAGAACTTAAACTACATTTGGCGAGTTAAAGACAAGCGCCGTTTAGTCTTTTCATTCTCTATGTATTGGATGGTACTCACGTTAGGGCCGATCATGGTCGGTGCGAGTATTGCGGCGACGTCGTACGTGACTTCGCTGCAAATTTTAGAGAATGAGACATTATCTGGTGCGTTTAATCTATTTCTGCGTTGGCTACCGTTGTTGCTGTCCTTTTTTGCTTTTCTTGGCTTGTATATTCTAGTGCCGAATAAAAAAGTACACCTCGCTCATGGTGCCATGGGGGCAGCAGTCGCCGCGATACTGTTCGAGTTGAGTAAAAAAGGCTTTGCACTCTACATCACTCAGTTTCCGTCTTATCAGCTCATCTACGGCGCGTTAGCGGCGATTCCTATCTTATTTGTTTGGGTGTATTTATGCTGGATGATCGTGTTATTGGGGGCGGAAGTTACGGCTGCGCTTGGTGAGCGAGAGCACTGGAGTGAAGATTTAGACATGATACACTCGACCGCTGAATCTCAGTTAACAGATGAAGGAAGCGAGAGTAGTGATAGCGCTAATTCAACGAGTCAGTGA
- the hslR gene encoding ribosome-associated heat shock protein Hsp15: MSSLNEAVRLDKWLWAARFYKTRSIARNMVDGGKVHYNGQRSKPSKIVEVGAEVRLRQGNEEKIVIIEQISDQRRGAPIAQTLYRETNESIAKREEHATQRKLNAHNPSPERRPDKKQRRDIIKFKHQ; encoded by the coding sequence ATGAGTTCCCTAAATGAAGCCGTTAGGCTAGATAAATGGCTATGGGCCGCAAGATTTTACAAAACCCGCTCCATCGCGCGTAACATGGTCGATGGCGGTAAAGTCCACTATAATGGCCAACGAAGCAAGCCGAGTAAAATCGTTGAAGTGGGCGCTGAAGTCAGACTTCGTCAAGGCAACGAAGAAAAAATCGTGATAATCGAACAAATCTCAGATCAACGCCGAGGCGCTCCCATCGCACAAACCTTATATCGCGAAACCAATGAGAGTATCGCGAAACGTGAGGAACACGCGACTCAACGTAAGCTTAATGCCCACAACCCAAGTCCGGAACGCCGCCCAGATAAAAAGCAGCGCCGAGACATCATTAAGTTCAAACACCAATAA